In the Paenibacillus sp. FSL H7-0357 genome, one interval contains:
- a CDS encoding LacI family DNA-binding transcriptional regulator, whose amino-acid sequence MKMEDIAKLANVSKAAVSLAFSGKPGIGPDTRERILQVAYEAGYSPKSREVAVTKADKSLLFLVCTNSGIILEEYYQQPFFKELIHFIEERCRQKGYALIFSTLDVEFFQRDIQVVADEKRSVGTIVLGTNLTREQIRDIHAKLPNLIVLDTCFETLPVQFIQINNVMGAYQAGVYLCNIGHTSIGYIASNLRIHNFEERKRGFMAALSERGLRVSEAAYLSVAPTILTSQDELKRQLTTYLENGNTMPTAWFCECDYIAISAMKTMNELGIRVPQHTSVIGFDNINESLVVTPELTTIHVDKERMASLAVDLLTDTLSQGSQGTSKIIVDTILVERNSCAAPAGSGLAGQMPDSSGLD is encoded by the coding sequence TCTCCAAGTAGCCTATGAAGCTGGATACAGCCCCAAGAGCAGGGAAGTAGCCGTTACAAAAGCAGATAAATCGTTGCTTTTTCTTGTATGTACAAATTCAGGGATTATCCTTGAAGAATATTATCAGCAGCCATTTTTTAAAGAATTGATTCATTTTATTGAAGAACGCTGCCGGCAGAAAGGATATGCCCTGATTTTTTCAACGTTAGATGTAGAATTTTTTCAGAGGGATATCCAGGTGGTAGCCGATGAGAAACGCAGTGTCGGAACCATAGTGCTGGGCACCAATTTGACCCGTGAACAAATCAGGGATATTCATGCCAAACTGCCGAATCTGATTGTGCTCGATACCTGCTTTGAGACGTTGCCTGTACAATTCATTCAAATTAATAATGTAATGGGTGCATATCAGGCCGGGGTCTATTTGTGCAACATTGGACATACCTCGATTGGCTATATCGCTTCCAATTTGCGAATTCACAATTTTGAGGAACGTAAACGCGGCTTTATGGCGGCGCTTTCTGAGCGGGGTCTGAGGGTATCCGAGGCAGCATATTTGTCCGTAGCGCCAACTATTCTTACTTCTCAGGATGAGCTGAAACGGCAGTTGACCACCTATCTGGAGAACGGGAACACTATGCCTACGGCCTGGTTCTGCGAATGTGACTATATAGCTATCAGCGCCATGAAGACGATGAACGAGTTGGGCATCCGGGTACCGCAGCATACTTCGGTCATTGGCTTTGATAATATTAATGAATCGCTGGTTGTCACTCCGGAGTTGACAACTATTCACGTAGATAAAGAAAGAATGGCCAGTCTGGCAGTTGATCTGCTGACTGATACACTCTCGCAGGGCTCGCAGGGGACAAGCAAAATTATTGTGGACACCATTTTGGTGGAACGGAATTCCTGCGCGGCTCCTGCCGGTTCCGGGCTTGCGGGACAAATGCCGGACAGCTCCGGGCTGGACTAA